One Brassica napus cultivar Da-Ae chromosome C2, Da-Ae, whole genome shotgun sequence DNA window includes the following coding sequences:
- the LOC106412614 gene encoding uncharacterized protein LOC106412614, producing the protein MNLRSRGTTHLTPLTDIKTLERENRRRLRQEEQEAQIQRSEPMMEPVPEQPQAEEGNGQGAANLRPRQPQRQARAIGTYDQPNINGNRLGIRAPPVANNNFEIKSSLINMIENNKYHGLALEDPLDHLDRFDKYCGLSKTNGKAFLNKFFSATRTANLRNQISGFQQRGLEGFSEAWERFRSYLSQCPHHGFNNESLLSTFYRGVLPKFKSQLDTASNGNFLGRTVEDALELLENMAQSDSVYNDEYDRRDRGGGGEDMTTKRELKALQDKIDMLLSEKTKKEELHMVAEVDGVECQEDMYYVNAQGTCSSRQQGSLPGKPEQNPKETMKAITLRSGRELPPKVLIKDNEKQGGEVVINVDDDVVIVDEKTNEEILEKIVEAKGKRKIGEEKVENKNEAATSTKEKFAIIQRLTVPRKLEDPGSFTLPCAIGPLTFERSDRSVKLPIGILEDLPVKIGNCEVPTDFVVLEMDEEPRDPLIFGRPFLATAGAMVNVRDGTIDLHLGKDHILHFDIKEMMKKPTTQGEIFYIDEMDALADNFLEDELTENELSMLLNELKKYRKALGYSLDDIKGISPSLCMHRIHLEDESKTSIEHQRRLNPNLKDVVKKEIIKLLDAGVIYPISDSNWVSPVHVVPKKGGITVVKNENDELIPTRTITGHRMCIDYRKLNAASRKDHFPLPFIDQMLERLANHPYYCFLDGYSGFFQIPIHPNDQEKTTFTCPYGTFAYRRMPFGLCNAPATFQRAMMSIFSDLIEDVMEVFMDDFSVYGSSFATCLSNLCRVLQRCEDTNLVLNWEKCHFMVKEGIVLGHKISERGIEVDQAKIEVMARLAPPKTVKDIRSFLGHAGFYRRFIKDFSKIARPLTKLLCKEIIFNFDEECLEAFKKLKEELTSAPIVQPPDWSLPFEIMCDASDYAVGAVLGQKKDKKTHVIYYASRTLDEAQAKYSTTEKELLAIVFAFEKFRSYLVGSKVTVYTDHAALRHLLAKKDAKPRLLRWILLLQEFDLEIKDRPGVENGVADHLSRLKVECGIPIDDRLPEEQMMAIHAGPWYADIVNYLASGKEPLNLEGYAKKKFYKDVKRYYWDEPYLYILCRDQLYRRAVAEEETSGQVEISNREIKSILEKTVGTTRKDWSTKLDDALWAYRTAFKTPLGTTPFNLVYGKACHLPVELEYKALWAVKMLNFDIKSAKEKRLFQLHELDEIRLDAFENSRIYKEKTKAFHDKKILKREFNIGDQVLLFNSRLKLFPGKLKSRWSGPFKIKEVRPYGAIVLWNKTGEEFAVNGQRVKLYMAATPEKEGTSVPLSDPKPA; encoded by the exons ATGAACCTAAGAAGTAGAGGCACTACACATCTTACTCCCTTGACAGATATCAAAACACTTGAAAGAGAGAACAGGAGAAGGTTAAGACAAGAAGAGCAAGAGGCTCAGATACAAAGATCAGAACCTATGATGGAACCAGTTCCAGAACAACCTCAAGCTGAAGAGGGCAATGGTCAAGGAGCTGCCAACCTTCGACCTAGACAACCACAACGCCAAGCTAGGGCCATCGGTACATATGATCAACCTAACATAAATGGGAATAGGTTGGGCATTAGGGCACCGCCAGTTGCCAACAACAATTTCGAGATCAAGTCCAGCCTCATCAACATGATTGAAAACAACAAGTACCATGGACTTGCCTTGGAAGACCCACTAGATCACCTTGACAGATTTGATAAGTACTGTGGcttgtcaaaaacaaatgga AAGGCCTTCCTCAACAAGTTCTTCTCTGCTACAAGGACTGCCAACCTTAGAAATCAGATCTCTGGTTTTCAACAAAGAGGACTTGAAGGATTTTCAGAGGCATGGGAGAGATTCAGAAGCTACTTGTCTCAATGTCCCCACCATGGCTTCAACAATGAGAgcttgctaagcactttctacaGAGGAGTCTTGCCTAAATTCAAAAGCCAGCTTGACACTGCAAGCAATGGAAACTTCTTGGGGAGGACTGTCGAAGATGCATTAGAACTCTTGGAGAACATGGCACAGAGTGACTCTGTCTACAATGATGAATATGATAGAAGAGAcagaggtggtggaggagaagatATGACCACAAAGAGAGAGCTGAAAGCACTTCAAGACAAGATTGACATGCTACTATCAGAAAAGACCAAGAAAGAGGAGTTACATATGGTTGCTGAAGTTGATGGAGTAGAATGCCAAGAAGATATGTACTATGTCAATGCTCAGGGTACATG ctcaagtcgccaacaaggttccCTACCTGGAAAGCCTGAACAAAACCCAAAGGAGACAATGAAGGCAATCACCCTAAGGAGTGGAAGAGAGTTGCCTCCTAAAGTTCTCATTAAGGATAATGAGAAACAAGGTGGGGAGGTGGTCATCaatgtagatgatgatgtggtgaTTGTGGATGAGAAGACTAATgaggaaatcttggagaagatagttgaAGCTAAGGGCAAGAGAAAGATTGGAGAGGAGAAAGTTGAGAACAAAAATGAGGCTGCTACATCAACAAAAGAGAAATT tgccattatTCAGAGACTGACTGTCCCAAGGAAGCTAGAAGACCCTGGTAGTTTCACCCTGCCATGCGCCATTGGACCTTTGACATTTGAGAGAT CTGATCGATCTGTCAAGCTCCCCATTGGCATCCTAGAAGATCTTCCTGTCAAGATAGGAAATTGTGAAGTGCCTACTGACTTTGTAGTGCTTGAGATGGATGAAGAGCCTAGAGATCCTTTGATCTTTGGAAGACCTTTCTTGGCAACTGCTGGAGCAATGGTGAATGTGAGAGATGGCACAATTGATCTCCACCTTGGAAAAGATCACATTCTCCATTTTGAtatcaaggagatgatgaagaagcccaCAACTCAAGGAGAAATATTCTACATTGATGAGATGGATGCCTTGGCTGATAATTTCCTTGAGGA tgagctgactgagaatgaattgtctatgcttttaaatgaacttaaaaagtatagaaaagcactaggatactcacttgatgacattaaaggaatctcaccatctttgtgcatgcataggatacatctagaggatgaatctaaaacttcaattgaacaccaaagaagattaaatcctaatttgaaagatgttgttaaaaaagagataatcaaattgttagatgcTGGTGTGATCTATCCTATCTCTGATAGCAATTGGGTTTCACCTGTGCATGTAGTTCCTAAAAAAGGTGGCATAACAGTTGTTAAGAACGAAAATGATGAgttaataccaacaagaacaataactggacataggatgtgcattgactatcgaaaactgaatgcagcctctagaaaggatcatttccctTTACCATTCATTGATCAGATGTTAGAGAGGCTAGCTAACCATCCCTattattgtttccttgatggatactctggatttttccaaatccctatacacccaaatgaccaagagaaaacgacattcacttgtccttatggtacctttgcatatcgaaggatgccatttggactgtgcaatgcaccagcaacattccaaagagcaatgatgtcgattttctctgatcttattgaggatgtaatggaggtgtttatggatgatttttctgtatacggttcttcgtttgctacttgtttgtcaaatttgtgcagggtcctacagagatgtgaagataccaaccttgtgctgaattgggagaagtgccacttcatggttaaagaagggattgtgcttgggcacaagatttcagagagaGGCATTGAAGTGGACCAAGCCAAGATCGAGGTGATGGCGAGGTTGGCTCCACCAAAAACAGTGAAAGACATTAGAAGCTTCCTTGGCCATGCTGGTTTCTACAGAAGGTTCATCAAAGACTTCTCCAaaatagctagaccattgaccaAGCTGCTGTGCAAGGAGATCATCTTCAACTTTGATGAAGAATGCCTAGAAGCCTTTAAGAAGCTGAAGGAGGAGCTCACCAGTGCCCCAATAGTTCAACCACCAGATTGGAGTCTACCCTTCGAAATCATGTGCGACGccagtgactatgctgtgggggCAGTCTTGGGGCaaaagaaggacaagaagacacatgtgatctactatgcaagTAGAACCCTTGATGAAGCTCAAGCTAAATACTctacaactgagaaggagctattggccattgtctttgcatttgagaagttcagaagctacttggttgggtcaaaggtgactgtctacactgatcatgctgcattgagacacctcttagccaagaaagatgcaaaaccaagactgttgaggtggattctgctgctacaagagtttgatcttgagatcaaggacaggcctggagttgagaatggagtaGCTGATCACCTGTCCAGGTTGAAGGTGGAGTGTGGAATCCCTATTGATGACAGACTTCCAGAAGAGCAAATGATGGCTATTCATGCA ggtccttggtatgctgatataGTCAACTACTTAGCTAGTGGAAAAGAGCCATTGAACCTTGAaggttatgccaagaagaagttctataaggatgtgaagagatattattgggatgagccttacctctacatactttgtagagatcaactctatagaagggcagtggctgaagaag AAACAAGTGGTCAGGTTGAGATTTCCAACAGGGAGATCAAGTCCATTTTGGAGAAGACTGTGGGGAcaacaaggaaggattggtctacaaagcttgatgatgcactttgggccTATAGGACTGCTTTCAAGACACCCTTGGGAACCACTCCCTTCAATCTTGTCtatgggaaagcttgccatctgccagtggagcttgagtacaaggcattaTGGGCTGTTAAgatgctgaactttgacatcaagagtgccaaagaGAAAAGACTTTTCCAACtccatgagcttgatgagattcgacttgatgcttttgagaactcaagaatttacaaagaaaagaCCAAGGCATTCCATGACAAGAAGATCCTGAAGAGGGAGTTCAACATTGGAGATCAAGTGTTGCTCTTCAACTCTCGATTGAAGTTGTTCCCTGGAAAACTTAAGTCAAGATGGTCCGGCCCTTTCAAGATCAAAGAAGTGaggccatatggagcaattGTGCTTTGGAACAAGACTGGTGAGGAATTTGCAGTGAATGGGCAAAGAGTCAAGCTGTACATGGCGGCCACACCTGAGAAGGAAGGAACCTCGGTTCCACTTTCCGATCCCAAACCAGCCTAA